In the genome of Bacteroidota bacterium, one region contains:
- a CDS encoding tetratricopeptide repeat protein: MGTSAKRISVTGLIVFGLMGCFSLFGQDFEGGKSYFEQNQLNRAKNTFKQLTKKNPGDAKSWYYLGEIYFKQKNIDSAKFCYNSGISANPDEALNYIGSGKILLQNQKTDEAKALFEKARKIHKKDVATICAIVEATISSDVKDTTIANYYLNIAKDVDSKNSNIYIQQGNLQYLNSNYGDAANDYERAIYYDKKNITAFIKLGEIYASGRNYVESFKAYSNALKLDSTNVLIYKDLGDLNYLFGRYNDAVNYYGKYNNLAEITLEDKERYTSVLFFTKNYEAAQKEINDILKESPNNAVMYRLKAYISYETEDYKSGLDYMEQFFKVQDPKKVISTDYQYYGRLLIKNNQDSLAIINLKKAVATDTSDVSLYEDLASALSRTNQHMDAATYFKVLIEKNPADVVVNYFKLGREYFLEGQKETKENKDTSIVRPIFVMADTAFSKVTQIAPDNYLGYFWRARTNSLIDPESVLGLAKPFYENAAKLIEAANGNKNKKNLIECYSYNGYYYYLLSEKSSDRATKDKNVNLSIEYWNKVLALDPNDQRAKDGLNGLKK, encoded by the coding sequence ATGGGAACAAGCGCAAAAAGAATTTCAGTTACCGGTTTAATTGTATTCGGTCTGATGGGGTGTTTTTCACTTTTCGGGCAGGATTTTGAAGGCGGCAAAAGTTATTTTGAACAAAATCAGCTTAACCGCGCTAAAAATACTTTTAAACAATTAACTAAAAAGAATCCGGGAGATGCTAAAAGTTGGTATTACCTTGGAGAAATTTATTTTAAACAAAAAAATATAGATTCGGCAAAATTCTGTTATAATAGTGGAATTTCCGCAAATCCTGATGAAGCTTTAAACTATATTGGTTCAGGAAAAATTCTTTTGCAGAATCAAAAGACTGATGAGGCTAAAGCCTTATTTGAAAAAGCAAGAAAGATCCATAAAAAAGATGTTGCAACCATTTGTGCTATTGTCGAAGCCACCATTTCAAGTGATGTTAAAGACACCACTATTGCAAACTATTATTTAAATATTGCAAAAGACGTAGATTCCAAAAATTCAAATATATACATTCAACAAGGGAACCTGCAATATTTGAATTCCAACTATGGCGATGCTGCTAATGATTATGAACGTGCTATTTATTATGATAAGAAAAATATCACTGCTTTTATCAAATTAGGTGAAATTTATGCCAGCGGCAGGAATTATGTTGAATCTTTTAAGGCATATTCCAATGCATTAAAATTGGATTCAACGAATGTGCTGATTTATAAAGATTTAGGTGATTTGAATTACCTTTTTGGCCGTTACAATGATGCTGTTAATTATTATGGCAAGTATAACAATTTAGCTGAAATTACTTTGGAAGATAAGGAAAGGTATACTTCGGTTTTATTTTTCACTAAAAATTATGAGGCTGCTCAAAAAGAAATAAATGATATTTTGAAAGAGTCGCCTAATAATGCTGTAATGTACAGGTTGAAAGCTTATATTTCTTATGAAACTGAAGATTATAAGAGTGGTTTGGATTATATGGAACAATTTTTTAAAGTTCAAGATCCTAAGAAAGTAATATCTACTGATTATCAATATTATGGCAGGTTGCTGATTAAAAACAATCAGGATTCTTTAGCTATTATTAATCTTAAGAAAGCTGTGGCAACTGATACTTCAGATGTTTCCTTGTATGAAGATTTGGCTTCAGCCCTATCAAGGACAAATCAACATATGGATGCAGCCACTTATTTTAAAGTCCTTATAGAAAAGAATCCTGCTGATGTGGTAGTGAACTATTTTAAATTGGGTAGAGAATATTTCCTGGAAGGACAAAAAGAAACAAAGGAAAATAAGGATACCTCCATTGTCCGTCCTATTTTTGTAATGGCCGATACTGCTTTTAGTAAGGTGACTCAAATAGCTCCGGATAATTATTTGGGTTATTTCTGGAGGGCCAGGACAAATAGTTTAATTGATCCCGAATCAGTATTGGGATTGGCTAAGCCTTTTTATGAAAATGCTGCAAAATTGATTGAAGCTGCTAATGGAAATAAAAACAAGAAGAACCTTATCGAATGTTATTCTTATAATGGATATTACTATTATTTACTTTCCGAAAAATCATCGGACAGGGCAACAAAAGATAAGAATGTTAATCTTTCCATTGAATACTGGAATAAAGTACTTGCTCTTGATCCTAACGACCAGCGTGCAAAAGATGGTTTAAACGGATTGAAGAAATAA